From Lolium perenne isolate Kyuss_39 chromosome 5, Kyuss_2.0, whole genome shotgun sequence, a single genomic window includes:
- the LOC127298253 gene encoding uncharacterized protein codes for MDVTFVCSSEEAPFKMEVGFFDTVRDIKQKLQGRKGWLATAMSLSHDGHALVDDVDDESHGFTGRYGLVEGSVVHVALDDDDTLRARRLKESRMPSVKTRRDGVAPPAPPLRLTVVSRCGARRLEVAVRASGTVSALRVYLERASSSGSGGFPLPRDGGYFFIHGQSVMDEARSFEWHGVAAGDEVVVFPGSVTRGPAH; via the coding sequence ATGGACGTGACCTTCGTGTGCTCGTCAGAGGAGGCGCCCTTCAAGATGGAGGTGGGCTTCTTCGACACCGTCCGAGACATCAAGCAGAAGCTCCAGGGCCGCAAGGGCTGGCTTGCCACCGCCATGTCCCTCTCCCACGACGGCCACGCGCTCGTGGACGACGTCGACGACGAAAGCCACGGCTTTACCGGGCGGTACGGCCTCGTGGAGGGGTCTGTCGTCCACGTCGCCCTCGACGACGATGACACGCTCCGGGCACGGCGTCTGAAGGAGAGCAGGATGCCGAGCGTCAAGACCAGGCGGGACGGCGTCGCGCCGCCGGCACCGCCGCTGCGTCTGACGGTGGTGTCGCGGTGCGGCGCCAGGCGATTGGAGGTGGCGGTGCGCGCGAGCGGGACGGTGTCGGCGCTGCGCGTGTATCTTGAGCGCGCGTCGTCCTCTGGCTCCGGCGGGTTCCCGCTGCCGCGCGACGGCGGCTACTTCTTCATACACGGGCAGAGCGTGATGGACGAGGCCAGGTCGTTCGAGTGGCACGGCGTGGCGGCCGGCGACGAGGTCGTGGTGTTCCCAGGCTCCGTCACCAGGGGGCCGGCGCACTGA
- the LOC127302029 gene encoding probable WRKY transcription factor 2, whose protein sequence is MTGASDRGSIMEDWMAMPPTPSPRTLMSNFLNEDFSSGPFSNLFGEHGSNKPQDQSEKPGELVDLREQVPAQSAKTTPQKDFTLQPNFFNANQKSNPHGGLAERMASRAGFSIPKIDTSRVGSSTVVRSPISIPPGLSPNTLLESPVFLFNNMAQPSPTTGKLPFLMATDANSTMPPAAKMNDHSTFSNDVFSFQPHLESKVPSFSYVEKGYNACHQNQSLSNIHQQESSLQSSFTAIKDTADETIAQPKTSDSMFGDNHSSEEQDDDEADQNGEYSSATISTPADDGYNWRKYGQKQVKSCEHPRSYYKCTHPDCPVKKKVERSEDGQITEIIYKGSHNHPLPPPNRRQGVPLSHNSDPQVHVLERPGSHEGLNSASLWGNDKSGCLQDVQNEGVEGRPSASPHASAYGDTSTVESQDAVDVSSTLSNDEMDRATHGTVTIDCDGGEDETEYKRRKLDALAVAAIPTATTTSTIDMVAAASRAIREPRVVVQTTSEVDILDDGYRWRKYGQKVVKGNPNPRSYYKCTHAGCSVRKHVERASHDLKSVITTYEGKHNHEVPAARNSGHASSGSGSAPPSAPQANLSHRRQEQPQGTFAQFGGASPFGSFSIPPRGQLGGAPGNFRFGMAPPGMSMPMPVARHPSMMQGFPGLMMPEGQPKAEPGTQSSYPMANAAYQQMMMNRPPFGPQM, encoded by the exons ATGACCGGCGCCAGCGATCGTGGATCAATCATGGAGGACTGGATGGCCATGCCCCCAACACCCAGCCCGAGAACACTCATGTCAAACTTCTTGAATGAAGACTTCAGCTCTGGCCCATTCTCTAATTTGTTTGGCGAACATGGCAGCAACAAGCCCCAAGATCAATCAGAGAAGCCTGGAGAACTTGTGGATTTGAGGGAGCAAGTGCCTGCTCAATCAGCTAAAACAACTCCCCAAAAGGATTTTACCCTGCAACCAAATTTTTTCAATGCTAATCAGAAATCAAACCCACATGGCGGTCTGGCTGAGCGCATGGCTTCAAGAGCTGGTTTCAGCATCCCAAAGATTGATACATCTCGCGTTGGTTCATCCACAGTTGTTCGATCACCTATATCAATTCCACCTGGTCTTAGTCCAAATACTCTCCTTGAGTCACCAGTGTTTCTTTTCAATAATATG GCACAGCCATCTCCAACCACTGGAAAATTGCCATTTTTGATGGCTACAGATGCTAACTCAACAATGCCACCAGCTGCCAAGATGAACGATCATAGCACATTTAGTAATGATGTTTTTTCCTTCCAGCCCCACTTAGAGTCAAAAGTCCCAAGTTTCTCATATGTGGAAAAG GGTTACAATGCTTGCCACCAAAACCAGTCATTGTCAAATATTCATCAGCAGGAATCTAGTCTTCAGTCAAGCTTTACTGCAATCAAGGACACTGCTGATGAAACAATTGCTCAACCAAAGACATCCGACTCTATGTTCGGTGATAATCACTCTTCTGAAGAACAGGACGATGATGAGGCAGACCAAAATGGAGAATACTCTTCTGCCACAATTAGCACCCCAGCTGATGATGGATATAACTGGAGAAAATATGGGCAGAAGCAAGTGAAGAGCTGTGAGCATCCAAGGAGCTATTACAAATGTACACACCCAGATTGCCCTGTGAAGAAAAAGGTGGAGCGTTCTGAAGATGGTCAGATAACAGAGATAATCTATAAGGGTAGTCACAATCACCCTTTGCCACCTCCAAACCGTCGCCAAGGTGTCCCTTTGTCACACAACAGTGATCCACAAGTCCATGTTCTTGAGAGGCCTGGTTCACATGAAGGGCTCAACTCTGCATCTTTGTGGGGAAATGATAAAAGTGGATGCCTCCAAGATGTGCAAAATGAAGGTGTTGAGGGAAGACCATCTGCTTCTCCTCATGCATCAGCATATGGTGATACATCTACCGTGGAGTCCCAAGATGCAGTTGATGTCTCGTCAACGCTGTCTAATGATGAGATGGACAGGGCAACACATGGCACTGTTACTATAGACTGTGATGGTGGTGAAGATGAAACTGAATACAAAAGAAG GAAGCTGGATGCTTTGGCTGTTGCTGCCATTCCTACTGCCACTACCACCAGTACAATTGACATGGTCGCTGCAGCATCGAGAGCCATCCGGGAGCCTCGTGTTGTTGTTCAGACAACAAGCGAGGTAGACATCCTTGACGATGGTTATCGTTGGCGCAAGTATGGTCAGAAGGTTGTTAAAGGAAATCCAAATCCAAG GAGCTACTACAAATGTACACATGCTGGCTGTTCAGTGCGCAAGCACGTGGAGAGAGCATCGCATGATCTGAAATCCGTCATCACAACATATGAGGGAAAGCACAACCATGAAGTTCCAGCAGCCAGAAATAGCGGGCATGCGAGCTCTGGTTCCGGCAGCGCTCCACCGTCTGCGCCTCAGGCCAACCTCTCACACCGCAGGCAAGAGCAACCGCAAGGCACCTTTGCTCAGTTTGGTGGTGCATCTCCCTTTGGTTCCTTTAGCATCCCGCCCAGGGGCCAGTTGGGAGGGGCACCTGGCAATTTCCGCTTCGGGATGGCCCCACCAGGCATGTCGATGCCGATGCCTGTTGCCCGTCATCCGTCAATGATGCAGGGCTTCCCAGGGCTCATGATGCCAGAAGGACAGCCGAAGGCAGAGCCAGGGACGCAGTCCAGCTACCCGATGGCAAATGCAGCTTACCAGCAGATGATGATGAACAGGCCCCCTTTTGGTCCTCAGATGTAA